The Punica granatum isolate Tunisia-2019 chromosome 4, ASM765513v2, whole genome shotgun sequence genome has a window encoding:
- the LOC116204799 gene encoding probable LRR receptor-like serine/threonine-protein kinase RFK1 isoform X1, translating to MSGKKILAFFITALSCFRLLRFAESKVPQEEVDALREITGAMGAKYWDFDADSGKIRKVGVTQDPPKGSESSIGCSCIVGNVTFCHVVRIALKGYNLTGILPPMLTRLPYLQEINFTRNLLTGTMPAEWASLKLTSIVLLVNRLSGKILKTLGDITSLTYLSLEANQFSGTVPPELGNLVNLQTLILSSNNLTGNLPTTFSGLSNLTDFRINDNNFNGTIPDFISNWKQLSRLEMHSSGLEGPIPPRISTLSSMKIMRISDISGPQQPFPMLANMTNLVILVLRSCNLSGQIHSYIWTMSSLEMLDVSFNRLVGQIPPTISWKRLRYIFLSGNILSGPIPDSILKDGISMDLSYNNFTWQSSGQPVCQEQMNLNLNLFRSSSPLNNLSRVVPCLDNFRCPSYSSCLHVNCGGEDTEGKDYKRRFLYQGDGDVGGGTARYHLNRDQYWGFSSTGDFMDDNDFQNLRYTVSLQSPNPNLTNLQSTVRRSPISLSYFHYCLENGNYTVTLHFAEIEFTNDRTYSSLGRRVFDIYVQDKLVKKDFDIEVAAGGAQKPTVQIYNVTLMDNILDVRLYWAGKGTTRIPRRGVYGPLISAISVVSDTKVCPSGRKGSTVRIVIGIGVGAFSLVFVLLSFLWWKYCSRRNAALEKGMLGLEQQTVLFTLKHMKVATDDFNPAKKIGEGGFGPVYKGQLNDGTVIAVKQHSPKSGQGNREFLNEIGIISCLQHPNLVKLYGCCIEGDQLLLVYEYMENNSLARALFGPGNYRLHLDWSTRCNICIGNAKGLCFLHDESELKIVHRDIKATNVLLDRDLNPKISDFGLARLDEKEKTHISTRVAGTIGYMAPEYALWGYLTDKADVYSFGVVALEIVCGKSNNSFVPSADCICLLDWACQKLHNGSLMEIIDENLTLGVNPEEVEKVIEVAVLCTNASPSLRPTMSEVVRMLEGEISIPDVIPEPANYREDLRFKAMRDLQKHQRNQNYSRNQSHMQNSLTSGSSSAYSQEFLEISPESRQ from the exons ATGTCGGGCAAGAAAATCTTGGCCTTCTTCATCACAGCTCTGAGCTGCTTCAGGTTGCTCAGATTTGCAGAGTCAAAGGTTCCCCAGGAAGAAG TGGACGCTCTCCGTGAAATCACGGGTGCGATGGGTGCAAAGTATTGGGATTTCGATGCCGATTCTGGCAAAATTCGAAAGGTTGGGGTGACACAGGACCCGCCAAAGGGATCTGAGAGCAGCATTGGGTGTTCATGCATTGTTGGGAATGTCACCTTCTGTCACGTCGTAAGGAT CGCTTTAAAGGGTTATAATCTTACCGGGATCCTCCCACCTATGCTAACTCGGCTTCCATACCTTCAGGAGAT CAATTTTACTCGCAACCTCCTCACTGGTACAATGCCTGCAGAGTGGGCTTCACTGAAGCTGACTTCAAT TGTTCTTCTCGTGAACCGGTTATCAGGAAAAATACTGAAAACTTTAGGGGACATCACCTCTCTCACATATCT CTCTCTTGAAGCAAACCAATTTTCTGGCACTGTTCCTCCTGAGCTCGGGAATTTAGTCAATTTGCAGACTTT GATATTGTCCTCCAATAACTTGACAGGAAACTTGCCAACCACATTTTCAGGGCTGAGTAATCTGACTGACTT TCGAATTAATGATAACAACTTCAATGGCACGATACCCGACTTCATCTCGAACTGGAAGCAGTTGTCAAGATT AGAGATGCATTCGAGTGGGCTTGAAGGACCAATACCACCACGAATTTCCACCTTGAGTAGCATGAAGATAAT GAGAATCAGCGATATAAGTGGGCCTCAGCAGCCGTTTCCCATGCTCGCAAACATGACGAACCTCGTGATCCT GGTTTTACGAAGTTGTAACTTATCAGGACAGATTCATTCTTACATTTGGACAATGTCGAGTCTAGAAATGTT AGATGTTAGCTTTAACAGATTAGTCGGGCAAATTCCACCAACGATCAGTTGGAAACGATTAAGATACAT TTTTCTCAGTGGCAACATACTAAGTGGCCCTATACCGGACTCAATACTGAAGGATGGGATCAGCAT GGATCTCTCGTACAACAATTTCACATGGCAAAGCTCTGGGCAACCTGTTTGTCAAGAACAAAT GAATCTGAACTTAAATTTGTTCAGGAGCTCTTCACCACTTAATAACTT AAGTCGAGTTGTTCCGTGCTTGGACAATTTCCGCTGCCCAAGTT ATTCGAGTTGTTTGCACGTAAATTGTGGCGGAGAAGACACTGAGGGCAAGGATTACAAACGACGATTTCTGTACCAAGGAGATGGAGATGTGGGAGGTGGAACTGCAAGGTATCACTTAAATCGAGATCAATACTGGGGATTTAGTAGCACTGGAGACTTTATGGATGACAATGATTTCCAAAATCTGCGCTACACTGTGTCTCTTCAGTCACCGAACCCAAATCTGACCAATTTGCAATCGACAGTTCGGAGATCTCCAATTTCCCTTAGCTACTTTCACTATTGCTTGGAGAATGGAAACTACACCGTGACTCTACACTTTGCAGAGATCGAGTTTACGAACGACAGAACATACAGTAGCCTTGGCAGGCGCGTGTTTGATATCTATGTTCAG GACAAGTTAGTTAAAAAGGACTTTGACATCGAGGTGGCGGCTGGTGGGGCCCAGAAGCCGACGGTACAGATATATAATGTTACTCTGATGGATAACATTTTGGATGTTCGCCTTTACTGGGCGGGCAAAGGAACAACAAGAATTCCTAGGAGGGGTGTTTATGGGCCCCTCATTTCAGCTATTTCTGTAGTTTCCG ATACCAAAGTTTGTCCAAGCGGTCGGAAAGGAAGTACTGTCCGTATTGTTATCGGCATTGGAGTGGGTGCATTTTCCCTTGTCTTCGTGTTGCTCTCATTTCTTTGGTGGAAGTACTGCTCCCGAAGAAATGCTGCATTAGAAAAAG GGATGCTAGGATTAGAACAACAGACAGTGCTATTCACGTTAAAACACATGAAGGTCGCAACTGATGACTTCAACCCAGCGAAGAAGATTGGAGAAGGAGGGTTTGGTCCCGTCTACAAG GGTCAATTAAATGACGGTACTGTGATAGCGGTGAAGCAGCATTCACCTAAATCTGGACAGGGAAACCGTGAATTTCTCAACGAGATCGGAATAATTTCTTGCCTTCAACACCCAAATCTTGTCAAGCTTTATGGATGCTGCATCGAAGGAGATCAACTGTTACTGGTCTACGAATATATGGAGAACAATAGCCTTGCTCGTGCATTGTTCG GCCCAGGAAACTATCGGCTTCATCTGGATTGGTCCACAAGGTGTAACATCTGTATTGGCAATGCTAAAGGTCTTTGCTTTCTTCATGATGAATCTGAGCTCAAGATTGTGCATAGAGATATCAAAGCTACTAATGTGCTCCTTGATCGAGACTTGAACCCGAAGATCTCAGACTTTGGGTTGGCGAGGCTTGATGAAAAAGAGAAGACCCATATCAGTACACGAGTTGCTGGAACCAT AGGATATATGGCACCGGAATACGCTTTATGGGGTTACCTCACCGATAAGGCTGATGTATATAGCTTCGGAGTCGTGGCCCTGGAAATTGTTTGTGGAAAGAGCAACAACAGTTTTGTGCCGAGTGCTGATTGCATATGTCTCTTAGATTGG GCCTGCCAGAAACTGCACAATGGGAGCTTAATGGAAATTATTGATGAGAATCTGACGCTCGGTGTAAACCCAGAAGAAGTTGAGAAGGTCATCGAGGTGGCGGTCCTGTGCACAAATGCGTCTCCATCACTTAGGCCTACAATGTCTGAGGTCGTGAGGATGCTGGAGGGGGAAATTTCCATCCCTGATGTGATTCCTGAGCCTGCCAACTACCGTGAAGATTTAAGGTTTAAGGCAATGAGGGACCTCCAGAAACACCAGAGAAATCAGAACTACAGTAGAAACCAAAGCCACATGCAGAACTCTCTTACATCTGGGTCTTCCTCTGCATATAGCCAAGAGTTCTTAGAAATCAGTCCCGAGTCGAGGCAGTAA
- the LOC116202496 gene encoding NAC domain-containing protein 92-like has protein sequence MEGESKGKEETLPPGFRFHPTDEELITFYLMNKISDANFTGRAITNVDLNKCEPWDLPGKAKMGEKEWYFFSLRDRKYPTGVRTNRATNTGYWKTTGKDKEIFNSTTSELVGMKKTLVFYRGRAPRGEKTNWVMHEYRIHSKSSFRTTKDEWVVCRVFQKSAGAKKYPTNQSRAIPPYSLEIGPSIVPPTMMPANENFQFLGRNYPCGPDLSELNRVLRSGSIGMNPQMQAPFNPAAGAAGCFTISGLNLNLGGATSGQPVLRPMQPPPGLNPQEVANSSMMATTNLGPETSYGGDINNASVPSNRFMGMDHCMDLDGYWPSYQLDQ, from the exons ATGGAGGGAGAGAGCAAGGGCAAGGAGGAGACGCTGCCGCCGGGGTTTAGGTTTCACCCGACGGACGAAGAGCTCATCACTTTCTACCTGATGAACAAGATATCTGATGCTAACTTCACTGGAAGAGCAATCACCAATGTCGATCTCAACAAGTGCGAGCCATGGGACCTTCCAG GTAAAGCGAAGATGGGAGAGAAGGAGTGGTACTTCTTTAGCCTTCGAGATCGGAAGTACCCGACTGGTGTGAGAACCAATCGGGCAACAAACACTGGCTACTGGAAAACCACGGGGAAGGACAAGGAGATCTTCAACAGCACCACATCCGAGTTGGTCGGGATGAAAAAGACACTAGTCTTTTACAGAGGGAGAGCTCCGAGAGGAGAGAAAACTAATTGGGTCATGCATGAATATCGTATCCACTCCAAGTCTTCCTTTCGAACTACCAAG GATGAGTGGGTTGTCTGTCGGGTCTTCCAGAAGAGCGCTGGTGCAAAGAAGTACCCCACCAACCAGTCAAGGGCCATCCCTCCCTACAGTCTTGAAATTGGCCCAAGCATCGTACCGCCCACGATGATGCCGGCTAATGAAAACTTCCAGTTCCTTGGAAGAAACTACCCATGCGGTCCCGACCTGAGTGAGCTCAACAGGGTCTTACGAAGCGGATCCATTGGCATGAACCCACAGATGCAAGCCCCGTTTAACCCAGCCGCTGGGGCTGCTGGTTGCTTTACGATTTCTGGCTTGAACCTGAACCTTGGAGGCGCAACATCTGGTCAGCCGGTCCTCCGGCCGATGCAGCCTCCTCCAGGTCTAAACCCCCAGGAGGTTGCTAATTCCTCTATGATGGCTACGACCAACCTTGGTCCCGAGACAAGCTATGGCGGCGACATCAACAATGCAAGTGTCCCCAGCAACAGATTCATGGGGATGGATCATTGCATGGACTTAGATGGCTATTGGCCCTCCTATCAGTTAGATCAGTAG
- the LOC116204324 gene encoding uncharacterized protein LOC116204324, which yields MYSAGASNSNTPTPTPSTRESTPSSSTPKGINRGKSDPAWAHCKEVPSANGRKGLLCLYCSKVLSGGGINRFKQHLAGLKGNAEACRKVPDAVRFRMQEHLVGHMLEKKRKYDMLDEQNPYATPSEHDEERVEMTHLHSKAKGKATQSKTAMPNKMKINSYFEPRTTPGAQRTLKSVLQSKEVTEKCDLAISKWMLATSIPFNTVNSPYYQQAIDAIASMGAGYKGPSFHDLRGYLLTKNVEEVRKYVDSYRSIWKETGCTIMADGWTDQCRRTLINFLVYCPKGTVFLKSVDASDASKTGEMLYKLFREVVLFVGQENVVHFVTDNAANYVAVGRLLKQEFRTIFWSPCAAHCINLILSDIGKLDEVSDIVTHASKITKYIYNHCFALNLMRKFTGGREILRPAPTRFATNFIALQSILAQQNALRAMVTSSEWTSSSHAKESKAKEFVKLLFVDSFWSECAAIVQISEPLVRVLRIVDSDERPAMGFLLEAMYKAREEMLKRFNKRKKKIEPYINILDARWDRQLHKNLHAAGYWLNPKYQYDLTEMEKNRGTVSGLLDVIERYSYGKPSLQTKLTSEMKIFKNAEGDFGRVSAVSDRIVMAPDEWWMWYGSSAPNLQKLAIRVLSQTCSASGCERNWSLFDHVHSKKRNRLEHQRLNDLVYVHYNLKLQQRNYFKGRNYDPIDFEKFASYSTWVLEDEPPALSNEELRTFRRDLQMCIQENGNDDSLDLHLEDVDMDDEAEDNIDGGNVNDRVQENPLFEAPEAPHDAAAEDNICGNYGGDWSAWNC from the exons ATGTATTCTGCTGGTGCTAGCAACAGCAACACACCCACTCCTACGCCATCTACTAGAGAATCCACCCCGAGTTCTTCTACTCCAAAAGGCATAAATAGAGGAAAATCTGATCCGGCATGGGCACATTGCAAGGAAGTACCGTCAGCAAATGGAAGGAAAGGGCTACTATGCTTGTATTGCTCAAAAGTTCTCTCTGGTGGCGGTATAAATCGGTTTAAACAACATTTGGCGGGATTAAAAGGAAATGCAGAGGCATGTCGGAAGGTGCCAGACGCTGTTCGATTTAGAATGCAAGAACATCTGGTTGGGCACatgttagaaaagaaaaggaagtatgatatgttagatgagcaaAATCCATATGCTACACCCTCTGAGCATGATGAGGAGAGAGTAGAAATGACACATCTTCATTCAAAAGCAAAAGGAAAGGCAACTCAATCAAAGACAGCGATGCCAAATaagatgaaaattaattcttaCTTCGAACCGAGAACAACACCGGGAGCTCAAAGGACACTCAAGAGTGTTTTGCAAAGCAAAGAAGTCACCGAGAAGTGTGATCTTGCCATTTCTAAGTGGATGCTCGCTACAAGTATACCGTTTAATACGGTTAACTCTCCTTATTACCAGCAAGCAATCGATGCCATTGCTAGCATGGGAGCAGGTTATAAAGGTCCGAGCTTTCATGATCTTAGAGGATATTTATTGACAAAAAATGTTGAGGAGGTAAGAAAGTATGTCGATAGCTACCGATCTATTTGGAAAGAGACGGGTTGCACGATAATGGCGGATGGATGGACAGACCAATGCAGGAGAACTTTGATTAACTTTTTAGTTTATTGTCCTAAGGGAACTGTTTTCTTGAAGTCTGTCGATGCTTCAGATGCTTCGAAAACTGGGGAGATGCTTTACAAATTATTCAGAGAGGTGGTCCTATTTGTTGGTCAAGAGAATGTTGTTCACTTTGTGACTGACAATGCCGCTAACTACGTGGCTGTTGGTCGTTTGTTGAAGCAGGAGTTCAGGACAATATTTTGGTCTCCTTGTGCAGCTCATTGcattaatttaattctcaGTGATATTGGTAAGTTGGACGAGGTGAGTGATATTGTGACTCATGCTTCGAAGATTACTAAGTATATCTACAATCATTGCTTTGCATTGAATCTGATGAGAAAATTCACTGGTGGACGAGAAATTCTACGCCCTGCTCCAACTCGTTTTGCCACTAATTTCATTGCATTGCAGAGTATTTTGGCACAACAGAATGCTTTGAGGGCTATGGTAACATCTAGTGAATGGACTAGTTCAAGCCatgcaaaagaaagtaaaGCAAAAGAATTTGTGAAACTGTTATTTGTGGATTCTTTCTGGTCTGAATGTGCAGCCATAGTGCAGATTAGTGAACCTCTTGTTCGTGTATTACGTATTGTTGATAGTGATGAAAGGCCTGCTATGGGATTTTTGCTTGAAGCAATGTACAAAGCTAGGGAAGAGATGTTGAAAAGATTCaataagagaaagaagaagattgagcCGTATATCAACATTCTTGATGCTCGATGGGATAGGCAACTCCACAAAAATTTGCATGCTGCTGGGTATTGGTTGAATCCCAAATATCAGTATGACTTGACCGAGATGGAAAAGAATAGAGGAACGGTTTCCGGTTTGTTGGATGTGATAGAGAGATATTCCTATGGAAAGCCCTCATTGCAGACAAAATTAACAAGTGAAAtgaagatttttaaaaatgctGAAGGTGATTTTGGACGAGTATCCGCAGTATCCGATCGCATCGTGATGGCTCCAG ATGAGTGGTGGATGTGGTATGGCTCGAGTGCACCAAATTTACAAAAGTTGGCTATTCGTGTTTTGAGCCAAACTTGTAGTGCCTCGGGTTGTGAGCGGAATTGGAGTTTGTTCGATCATGTTCATTCTAAGAAAAGGAACCGACTTGAGCATCAACGGTTGAATGACCTTGTTTATGTCcattataatttgaagttgCAACAAAG GAACTACTTCAAGGGTAGAAATTATGACCCAATTGACTTCGAGAAGTTTGCTTCTTATTCTACATGGGTACTAGAGGATGAGCCACCGGCCCTATCAAATGAAGAATTGCGAACATTTAGACGGGATTTGCAAATGTGCATtcaagaaaatggaaatgatG ATTCGTTGGATTTGCATTTGGAAGATGTTGATATGGATGATGAGGCTGAAGATAATATTGATGGAGGGAATGTCAATGACCGAGTCCAAGAGAATCCATTGTTTGAAGCTCCTGAAGCACCACATGATGCTGCAGCTGAAGACAatatttgtggaaattatGGTGGAGATTGGAGTGCATGGAATTGCTGA
- the LOC116204799 gene encoding probable LRR receptor-like serine/threonine-protein kinase RFK1 isoform X2 has translation MSPSVTSALKGYNLTGILPPMLTRLPYLQEINFTRNLLTGTMPAEWASLKLTSIVLLVNRLSGKILKTLGDITSLTYLSLEANQFSGTVPPELGNLVNLQTLILSSNNLTGNLPTTFSGLSNLTDFRINDNNFNGTIPDFISNWKQLSRLEMHSSGLEGPIPPRISTLSSMKIMRISDISGPQQPFPMLANMTNLVILVLRSCNLSGQIHSYIWTMSSLEMLDVSFNRLVGQIPPTISWKRLRYIFLSGNILSGPIPDSILKDGISMDLSYNNFTWQSSGQPVCQEQMNLNLNLFRSSSPLNNLSRVVPCLDNFRCPSYSSCLHVNCGGEDTEGKDYKRRFLYQGDGDVGGGTARYHLNRDQYWGFSSTGDFMDDNDFQNLRYTVSLQSPNPNLTNLQSTVRRSPISLSYFHYCLENGNYTVTLHFAEIEFTNDRTYSSLGRRVFDIYVQDKLVKKDFDIEVAAGGAQKPTVQIYNVTLMDNILDVRLYWAGKGTTRIPRRGVYGPLISAISVVSDTKVCPSGRKGSTVRIVIGIGVGAFSLVFVLLSFLWWKYCSRRNAALEKGMLGLEQQTVLFTLKHMKVATDDFNPAKKIGEGGFGPVYKGQLNDGTVIAVKQHSPKSGQGNREFLNEIGIISCLQHPNLVKLYGCCIEGDQLLLVYEYMENNSLARALFGPGNYRLHLDWSTRCNICIGNAKGLCFLHDESELKIVHRDIKATNVLLDRDLNPKISDFGLARLDEKEKTHISTRVAGTIGYMAPEYALWGYLTDKADVYSFGVVALEIVCGKSNNSFVPSADCICLLDWACQKLHNGSLMEIIDENLTLGVNPEEVEKVIEVAVLCTNASPSLRPTMSEVVRMLEGEISIPDVIPEPANYREDLRFKAMRDLQKHQRNQNYSRNQSHMQNSLTSGSSSAYSQEFLEISPESRQ, from the exons ATGTCACCTTCTGTCACGTC CGCTTTAAAGGGTTATAATCTTACCGGGATCCTCCCACCTATGCTAACTCGGCTTCCATACCTTCAGGAGAT CAATTTTACTCGCAACCTCCTCACTGGTACAATGCCTGCAGAGTGGGCTTCACTGAAGCTGACTTCAAT TGTTCTTCTCGTGAACCGGTTATCAGGAAAAATACTGAAAACTTTAGGGGACATCACCTCTCTCACATATCT CTCTCTTGAAGCAAACCAATTTTCTGGCACTGTTCCTCCTGAGCTCGGGAATTTAGTCAATTTGCAGACTTT GATATTGTCCTCCAATAACTTGACAGGAAACTTGCCAACCACATTTTCAGGGCTGAGTAATCTGACTGACTT TCGAATTAATGATAACAACTTCAATGGCACGATACCCGACTTCATCTCGAACTGGAAGCAGTTGTCAAGATT AGAGATGCATTCGAGTGGGCTTGAAGGACCAATACCACCACGAATTTCCACCTTGAGTAGCATGAAGATAAT GAGAATCAGCGATATAAGTGGGCCTCAGCAGCCGTTTCCCATGCTCGCAAACATGACGAACCTCGTGATCCT GGTTTTACGAAGTTGTAACTTATCAGGACAGATTCATTCTTACATTTGGACAATGTCGAGTCTAGAAATGTT AGATGTTAGCTTTAACAGATTAGTCGGGCAAATTCCACCAACGATCAGTTGGAAACGATTAAGATACAT TTTTCTCAGTGGCAACATACTAAGTGGCCCTATACCGGACTCAATACTGAAGGATGGGATCAGCAT GGATCTCTCGTACAACAATTTCACATGGCAAAGCTCTGGGCAACCTGTTTGTCAAGAACAAAT GAATCTGAACTTAAATTTGTTCAGGAGCTCTTCACCACTTAATAACTT AAGTCGAGTTGTTCCGTGCTTGGACAATTTCCGCTGCCCAAGTT ATTCGAGTTGTTTGCACGTAAATTGTGGCGGAGAAGACACTGAGGGCAAGGATTACAAACGACGATTTCTGTACCAAGGAGATGGAGATGTGGGAGGTGGAACTGCAAGGTATCACTTAAATCGAGATCAATACTGGGGATTTAGTAGCACTGGAGACTTTATGGATGACAATGATTTCCAAAATCTGCGCTACACTGTGTCTCTTCAGTCACCGAACCCAAATCTGACCAATTTGCAATCGACAGTTCGGAGATCTCCAATTTCCCTTAGCTACTTTCACTATTGCTTGGAGAATGGAAACTACACCGTGACTCTACACTTTGCAGAGATCGAGTTTACGAACGACAGAACATACAGTAGCCTTGGCAGGCGCGTGTTTGATATCTATGTTCAG GACAAGTTAGTTAAAAAGGACTTTGACATCGAGGTGGCGGCTGGTGGGGCCCAGAAGCCGACGGTACAGATATATAATGTTACTCTGATGGATAACATTTTGGATGTTCGCCTTTACTGGGCGGGCAAAGGAACAACAAGAATTCCTAGGAGGGGTGTTTATGGGCCCCTCATTTCAGCTATTTCTGTAGTTTCCG ATACCAAAGTTTGTCCAAGCGGTCGGAAAGGAAGTACTGTCCGTATTGTTATCGGCATTGGAGTGGGTGCATTTTCCCTTGTCTTCGTGTTGCTCTCATTTCTTTGGTGGAAGTACTGCTCCCGAAGAAATGCTGCATTAGAAAAAG GGATGCTAGGATTAGAACAACAGACAGTGCTATTCACGTTAAAACACATGAAGGTCGCAACTGATGACTTCAACCCAGCGAAGAAGATTGGAGAAGGAGGGTTTGGTCCCGTCTACAAG GGTCAATTAAATGACGGTACTGTGATAGCGGTGAAGCAGCATTCACCTAAATCTGGACAGGGAAACCGTGAATTTCTCAACGAGATCGGAATAATTTCTTGCCTTCAACACCCAAATCTTGTCAAGCTTTATGGATGCTGCATCGAAGGAGATCAACTGTTACTGGTCTACGAATATATGGAGAACAATAGCCTTGCTCGTGCATTGTTCG GCCCAGGAAACTATCGGCTTCATCTGGATTGGTCCACAAGGTGTAACATCTGTATTGGCAATGCTAAAGGTCTTTGCTTTCTTCATGATGAATCTGAGCTCAAGATTGTGCATAGAGATATCAAAGCTACTAATGTGCTCCTTGATCGAGACTTGAACCCGAAGATCTCAGACTTTGGGTTGGCGAGGCTTGATGAAAAAGAGAAGACCCATATCAGTACACGAGTTGCTGGAACCAT AGGATATATGGCACCGGAATACGCTTTATGGGGTTACCTCACCGATAAGGCTGATGTATATAGCTTCGGAGTCGTGGCCCTGGAAATTGTTTGTGGAAAGAGCAACAACAGTTTTGTGCCGAGTGCTGATTGCATATGTCTCTTAGATTGG GCCTGCCAGAAACTGCACAATGGGAGCTTAATGGAAATTATTGATGAGAATCTGACGCTCGGTGTAAACCCAGAAGAAGTTGAGAAGGTCATCGAGGTGGCGGTCCTGTGCACAAATGCGTCTCCATCACTTAGGCCTACAATGTCTGAGGTCGTGAGGATGCTGGAGGGGGAAATTTCCATCCCTGATGTGATTCCTGAGCCTGCCAACTACCGTGAAGATTTAAGGTTTAAGGCAATGAGGGACCTCCAGAAACACCAGAGAAATCAGAACTACAGTAGAAACCAAAGCCACATGCAGAACTCTCTTACATCTGGGTCTTCCTCTGCATATAGCCAAGAGTTCTTAGAAATCAGTCCCGAGTCGAGGCAGTAA